The following are from one region of the Coffea eugenioides isolate CCC68of chromosome 2, Ceug_1.0, whole genome shotgun sequence genome:
- the LOC113760889 gene encoding acyltransferase-like protein At1g54570, chloroplastic produces MASLMRNLWASSSFALTEFKPQSRAQIRCSAAQESSILSTDTVRLNGVSSAKKQEITNPMMDRGTGHLPAGASTREKKKKGEEEVMQEKLKPLWDDGYGTRSVKDYMDSAKDVIKPDGGPPRWFSPIECGPPLKNSPVLLFLPGMDGLGLGLMLHHNALGRVFEVWCLHIPVKDRTPFEDMVNFVEETVRNQHASSPNKPIYLVGDSFGGCLALAVAARNPVIDLVLVLANPATSFNRSQLQPLLPFLEAIPIELHFTVPYLLSFVMGEPVKMAMATVDATLPPRIALEHLAGNLTALLPRLSVLADIIPKDTLLWKLKLLRSAASYANSRLHAVTAEVLVLASGQDNMLPSGDEAQRLERSLGNCKVKYFKDNSHAILLEDGVNLLTIIKGAFKYRQSRKHDVVMDFLPPSDSEFKQTLESHKIYRYLIGSVMFSTLEDGKIVRGLSGVPSEGPVILVGYHMLLGLELVSLVEEFLRQRKILVRGIAHPMLFSQLVETDVKEFTFFDTFKIYGATPVSATNLFKLFKTKSHVLLYPGGAREALHRKGETYKLFWPDQPEFVRMAAKFGATIVPFGVIGEDDMAELVFDYNDLMKIPVLNDYIRKKNEDWNFRARAHATGEVANQELHLPGFLPKVPGRLYYLFGKPIQTKGRQELLKDREKARELYLQIKSEVENSMAYLLRKREEDPYRTILDRTAYRAFFAPIDQVPTFDP; encoded by the exons ATGGCTTCACTTATGCGTAATTTGTGGGCATCTTCTTCATTTGCTTTAACAGAGTTCAAGCCTCAATCCAGAGCTCAAATTAGATGTTCAGCAGCTCAGGAGTCCTCTATCTTGTCGACTGATACTGTTAGACTTAATGGAGTTTCTTCAGCTAAGAAGCAGGAGATAACTAATCCGATGATGGATAGGGGGACTGGTCATTTACCTGCTGGTGCAAGTActagagagaagaagaagaagggagagGAAGAAGTTATGCAAGAAAAGCTGAAACCGTTGTGGGATGATGGGTATGGAACTCGGAGTGTGAAGGATTACATGGACTCAGCAAAAGATGTTATTAAGCCTGATGGTGGACCTCCAAGGTGGTTTTCACCTATAGAATGTGGTCCTCCATTGAAGAATTCACCTGTTCTTCTCTTTCTACCTG GGATGGATGGCCTTGGATTGGGGCTCATGTTGCATCACAATGCTCTAGGAAG GGTTTTTGAGGTATGGTGCCTTCACATTCCTGTGAAAGATCGAACACCATTTGAAG ACATGGTAAACTTTGTTGAGGAAACTGTGAGGAATCAGCATGCTTCGTCTCCAAATAAGCCAATATATCTTGTGGGAGATTCATTTGGAGGATGCTTAGCACTTGCAGTTGCTGCACGTAATCCGGTCATTGATCTTGTATTAGTATTAGCTAATCCGG CAACGTCATTTAATAGGTCACAGCTGCAACCTTTGCTACCTTTCTTGGAGGCTATACCTATTGAACTTCATTTTACAGTCCCTTACCTTTTAAGCTTTGTCATGG GTGAACCAGTGAAGATGGCAATGGCTACTGTTGATGCTACTCTTCCTCCACGAATAGCTCTAGAACATTTGGCTGGCAATCTTACAGCTTTGTTACCACGACTTTCA GTATTGGCTGATATTATACCAAAGGACACTCTTCTCTGGAAGCTCAAACTTCTTAGATCGGCTGCCAGTTATGCTAATTCCCGTCTTCATGCTGTTACAGCTGAAGTACTAGTGCTTGCAAG TGGCCAGGATAATATGCTTCCTAGTGGTGATGAAGCCCAAAGGCTTGAAAGGTCATTAGGAAACTGCAAAGTAAAATACTTCAAGGACAATAGCCATGCCATTTTACTG GAAGATGGGGTCAATTTGTTGACTATTATCAAAGGTGCTTTCAAATATCGTCAGTCAAGAAAGCATGATGTTGTCATGGACTTTTTGCCTCCTAGTGATTCAGAGTTCAAGCAAACACTTGAGAGTCATAA AATTTACCGGTATCTTATTGGCTCGGTAATGTTTTCCACATTGGAGGATGGGAAGATAGTGAGAGGCTTGTCAGGGGTTCCAAGTGAAGGTCCAGTCATACTAGTTGGTTATCACATGCTGTTAGGTTTGGAACTTGTTTCTCTTGTTGAAGAATTCCTGAGGCAAAGGAAAATTCTGGTCCGTGGTATAGCACATCCAATGCTATTCTCACAGTTGGTGGAGACTGATGTAAAAGAGTTTACATTCTTTGATACGTTTAAAATTTATGGTGCAACACCCGTCAGTGCAACCAACCTTTTCAAATTGTTCAAAACAAAATCACATGTTCTTCTTTATCCTGGTGGTGCTCGTGAGGCTTTGCATCGTAAG GGTGAAACGTACAAGTTGTTTTGGCCTGATCAGCCAGAATTTGTGAGAATGGCAGCTAAATTTGGTGCCACAATTGTACCATTTGGAGTCATTGGAGAGGACGACATGGCAGAA TTAGTCTTTGACTATAATGACTTGATGAAGATCCCAGTGCTGAATGACTACATTAGAAAAAAGAACGAAGACTGGAATTTTAGAGCAAG AGCTCACGCGACTGGAGAGGTTGCAAACCAAGAATTACATTTGCCAGGCTTTTTGCCTAAGGTTCCTGGCCGCTTGTACTATTTGTTTGGGAAGCCTATTCAGACAAAAGGAAGGCAAGAGTTGTTGAAAGACAGAGAAAAAGCAAGAGAGCTGTATCTCCAGATAAAGTCTGAAGTTGAAAACAGCATGGCCTACTTGCTTAGAAAAAGGGAGGAAGATCCTTACAGAACTATCTTGGACAGAACAGCATATCGGGCATTTTTTGCTCCAATAGATCAAGTCCCAACCTTTGATCCCTGA